In Enoplosus armatus isolate fEnoArm2 chromosome 16, fEnoArm2.hap1, whole genome shotgun sequence, the genomic window tctgtattttgtgttttggccTATGACACTTGTTCAGTAACCAGGCATTCTTGCTCTTCCTCTCGTATATTTCCGGCagctcctctcgctctctccctctcctcctgctcatgTAGGGAGTTCTGCCCTGTGGTTTTTCCGTGCTGTTCCTTCAGGTGGCGTCGTAAGGCGGGCTTGTGGGCAAAGCGGGCGTGGCAATATGCGCAGCGGTGTGGCCGCTCACCGCTGTGGAGGTTCATGTGGTCTATCAGTGTGGATTTTTGGGTGAAAGTCTTGTAGCACAAGGGGCACTGGTGGGTTTTGCCGGCCCCTCTGTGCACGGCCATGTGTCGGGTGAGGTTGGCGGAGTGGTGGAAGTGTTTGCCACAGCAGGGGCAGGCGTACAGCAGGTGAGTGGAGCGGGAGTGGACGGCTAGGGAGTGGGCCGAGGGGAACGTCATGCCGCAGTGCTCGCAGATTACAGGCCCAGCTACACTTGAAGTAGATCCCACCACTGCAACAGACTCATCCCCTCCCTCATTTGTTCCAACAGTTGCCAATGCTGAACTCCCCTCACCAGCACCACAACTAGACTCCTCCAGGGCGTACTGGGTCAAACTGTTGGCATCCATTGGTGAGACCCTTTCTCCCCGAGTGTCACCCATGCTGAAGTCTAACCCTGGGAATTCAACTGAGACAAAGCCTCCTGTCTTAAGCCCCTCTTGGGTGTAGTCCAGCCCGAAACTCCCTCCCATCCCTGCTAGGTACCACAAATCCTGGTGGTGATCCAAGCCTGGAGGCCTTTTGTCCTGCGATGACACCCACCTTCTCCTCTTAAAACCCCGccccctgcctctccctctgccccggCCAATTTTAGGGTCAGTCAGCCTGCGCCTGAAAGCACGGAGCCCCTCCACTGAAGGTCCCCCAGTACCGAGATCTTCCTCTGTTGGATTCAAGTCATATTCGCTGCCTTCTCCTCCAATCACAACACCTCCTGTCTCTGGGTAACACACATCTTGAGGTCCGTCAGAGGGagctcctctttcctcctccctgttTCTGTTCATCTGCTCTTCTTCGGAGATGTACACTCTGAACACATTGTAGTCCTCCTGtctgacctcttcctcctcgtctgaTGCATTTACCTGAAACAGGAATGAAGACTGAGTAGTGTAATGCTGTAACTAAAGATTTGTTTAACTAAAGACCCACCCTTTATCACACATCACACTTCACTGACCATCTGCTGGGACCATTTATGACCTGAATAATGTTGATTTGTAAATCCAATGTAGATTAAAAAAAGGGTACTCTGTTCTCAGTTTTTCCTTTCACACACCTTAATGCAGGGCTCATCCAGCATGGGACTGTCATCGTGGTGTTGACTGCTGCCCTGAGCAGACGTATCGCCATTGTTCTCCTCCACTGAGCGTACTACAGGACTATGGGGGAGCACAGGGGAGGGACGGCCCgcaggaggagacacagatgCAACAGAATGAATGCTTCCACTGACAATCACTGGTCGGGAAGACTGGCTCTCCTCTGAAGTCATCTGggggaagaaacagaaaaaaatgattacGGGATTGATAAAACCtatgaaaactgtaaaactgcaagCTATGAAAAAAAGAGGTTAGTATAGGCAAGTATTTACCTAAAGTTAGGATAAAATTGAAACACTCAGGTTTGtcacattttgcacacacatatatacattgAAGACTTTGACTGATTCACATGCTACAGggaaaatgaaagacacaaacttgactgtcttttttttccagacgcAGTCTATAAATTACAACCAAATTAATTCAAAAAAAATCACTGCACAACTTATGTATCACCTAGAGAGAATATGATAACCATTTTAAATTATTGTTCTGGATTACTGACCTTTGGTGGACTGGGGTTCTTTAGCTGCATGTACTTCTTTAGTGCTCCTCGGCAGCGCTCCACAATATGCTCCATCTGTAGGTAGCTGGCAGCGGTCAAGTAGTTGACAATCTCCTCTGGGTTAAACTGCAGGATGCCAGTGTAACAAGACTGAAGCAGATCACACACCACTGTGGAGCTGTACAGCATTGACACCTGgatgtaaatgtgaaacaaacaacataaagaaACGCTGTATTTACTCAGCAGAGGAGCGTTGAAGTGAGACACATTGACCGCGTGACATCTGCCTACCTGAAGCTTGGGGGACGGGTTGAGGAGGAACTGGTCCCGTAAGAAGGGCGAACAGGCAGCCAGAACCACCTTATGTCCCCTGAACGTCTGGTTGTTGCTAGCCACAatagtgatgtcacagaagtGCTGGCGGGATCTCAGTGAATTCATGTGCTTCAGGGTTGTGTCCCCGTGGCCCGGTAACCGGAAACACAGCATCTCCATCTTGTCTAAGGAGAAATGCAGAAGTATTCATTACACATAACtcaatgcaaaatgcaaaatgataACGCAAATAAAAGTCGCTCAAACAGTGTGTTCAATGCCTGATACATCATAGCCAACTCatctgaaatacacacagatcTATGTTCCTGTTGAGCGCCACATGAACTCAAATTGCACTGGAGCAGAGCTTGGAATGCAGTCAGACAGGGTTTATGTTATGACAGTTATGTTATCACTAGTTTATAATCATGCAATATGCCCCCAGCAATATTGCATGATTATAAACTAGTGTTACTTCCTAAGAGAAATCTAGGTTATGTGTGTTGGAGAGAAGCTGATAATGAGCAGTACTGcgactgcaaaaaaaaaagtgtgggaATGTATTAGTGTAATGAGGTGTGGCAACAACAAGTGCAATATTGTCTCTGTTTGGTCACTGCCTTATTCAATCTTTTGAATTACATAAATCTGGAACTGATCTCAACCTCTTAAAAACCTGACTGGGGCACAGGAATGATACTGCTATGTGTAAGCATGGGATGGCCAAACAAAAAGAACCAGTTTATGGTCATTTAATTCAGGTTGAACAGTGAAGTAAACTAAATTCAGATTACTGGTAGTGCCAGTGCCAGTGATAGCTCTAAAACCAAGAAAAGACATCACTTTAACTGTACCGCGGATTTATTACTTACTACACATACTTACAACGTACTAATGTAATTCAGTATAGTCTAGTCTCACATCACTATAGCGATATTTTATCGACAAATCGTCCGCTTTGACTTGAGGGACGTTGAAAAGTTAGCTAACATATGTGGGCGTGAAAGAAGCTACAAAGAAAGACTGACATTACATGTATCTTAAGAGTAGTAAAGTCTGTAATAAAATGAGACTATTTGGTCGACCGGTGTGAGTGATTGCCGTAAGAGGTTGAAATCGATCATAACACCAttgttttcctcctttccttctggCCTAACGTTACCCACTTGTCTgaacgttagctaacgctagctactAGTTAGCTTGCTGACCaaccacataaacaaacaaaagctccACAGATCTCGTCAAAACTTTGCCGTCACTCACCTTATTCTTCTTCCCTTTTGTTGAATGTCTTCTGGGCTTGCTAATAAAACAAACCTATGGTTGTTTCAACAGGACAACCGTTGACTAACGTTAAG contains:
- the LOC139299138 gene encoding zinc finger and BTB domain-containing protein 12-like, which codes for MEMLCFRLPGHGDTTLKHMNSLRSRQHFCDITIVASNNQTFRGHKVVLAACSPFLRDQFLLNPSPKLQVSMLYSSTVVCDLLQSCYTGILQFNPEEIVNYLTAASYLQMEHIVERCRGALKKYMQLKNPSPPKMTSEESQSSRPVIVSGSIHSVASVSPPAGRPSPVLPHSPVVRSVEENNGDTSAQGSSQHHDDSPMLDEPCIKVNASDEEEEVRQEDYNVFRVYISEEEQMNRNREEERGAPSDGPQDVCYPETGGVVIGGEGSEYDLNPTEEDLGTGGPSVEGLRAFRRRLTDPKIGRGRGRGRGRGFKRRRWVSSQDKRPPGLDHHQDLWYLAGMGGSFGLDYTQEGLKTGGFVSVEFPGLDFSMGDTRGERVSPMDANSLTQYALEESSCGAGEGSSALATVGTNEGGDESVAVVGSTSSVAGPVICEHCGMTFPSAHSLAVHSRSTHLLYACPCCGKHFHHSANLTRHMAVHRGAGKTHQCPLCYKTFTQKSTLIDHMNLHSGERPHRCAYCHARFAHKPALRRHLKEQHGKTTGQNSLHEQEERERARGAAGNIREEEQECLVTEQVS